The Flavobacteriales bacterium sequence GTGTTTCCGCTTGCGCGGGAACAGAATCCGAGACCAATGAGGTCACCGAATCGGTCATCGTCATTTGAACCGTGTCCGAAGCATTCTCCTGCATGGCACAAAGGTAGCGCACATTCATTCCTACTTTTACCGAACATGAAGTCCACTTTGACGGTTTCGGTATTGCTTGCCTGGGCAATGCTCCAATCCTGCGGACAAACTCACAATCCATTCATGGCCGAACACAAACACACCAACGCGCTCATTAACGAAACCAGTCCTTATCTGCTACAACACGCGCACAATCCAGTTGATTGGGTAGCATGGAATGATGAAAGCTTGGCGCGGGCCAAGAAAGAGCAGAAACTCATGCTGATCAGCATCGGTTACAGCGCCTGCCATTGGTGTCATGTGATGGAGCACGAAAGTTTTGAGGATAGCACGGTTGCCGCTTTCATGAACGAGCATTTCGTGTGTATAAAAGTGGATCGGGAAGAACGCCCTGATGTAGACCAGGTGTATATGAACGCGGTTCAGTTGATGACGGGCCGTGGAGGTTGGCCGCTCAATTGTTTTGCGTTGCCCGATGGAAGACCACTTTACGGTGGAACGTATTTCCCCAAAGAGCAATGGTTGGATGTGTTGCAACGCGTGGCCAACATTTGGGAGAACGACCGCGAGAAAGCACTGGAATATGCCACCAATCTCACGCAGGGAATCAAGCAAAGTGAGCTGATCCAGAAGAGTTCGGATACTTCAAAAATGACCAAGGAGGAAATTGCTCCACTCGTCAAAAAATGTAGTATGGAGTTTGATAACCGTGAAGGTGGCCCAAATCGTGCACCGAAGTTTCCGCTGCCGAACAACTATGAATTTTTGCTGCGCTATGCGTTTTTGAGTGATGATCAGGAAGTGAAGGATCATGTTCAGTTGACACTTCAGAAAATGGCGTTCGGAGGCATTTACGATCAGATCGGTGGTGGTTTTGCGCGCTATTCGGTTGATGGCGTTTGGAAGGTGCCGCACTTCGAAAAGATGCTGTACGATAACGCACAGTTGGTTTCGCTGTATTCGGAAGCGTATCAGGCCACTAAAAACCCACTTTACAGGGAAATTGTAGAAGAAACACTGGAGTTCATAAAGCGCGAAATGACCTCCAAAGAAGGTGCTTTTTATTCTGCGTTGGATGCGGATAGCGAGGGTGAAGAAGGCAAGTTCTACGTGTGGAAGGATGACGAATTGAAATCTGTTTTGGGTACTGATTTCGGTTGGGTGAAAGACTATTACAACATCAACCAAAAAGGGTTTTGGGAGCACGAGAATTACATTCTATTGCGCGATAAAAACGATGAAGATTTCGCGAAGCAGAAAGGTTGGTCGGTTGAGAAATTGAAAACGAAAGTTGCCTCAGTAAAAGCAAAGTTGTTGTCTGAAAGAAGCAAGCGAATCCGCCCAGGTTTGGATGATAAGCAACTTACCTCTTGGAACGCGCTGATGCTGAAAGGTTATGCGGATGCATATCGCGTTTTCGGAAGAGAAGAATATCTGAAGGCCGCTTTGAAAAGTGCCGATTTCATTCTCAAAACGCAACGTAATGATGATGGAGGACTGTGGCACAATCACAAGGAAGACCGCTCCACCATCAACGGATTTTTGGAGGACTACTGCTTCACTATCGAAGCGCTGATCTCGCTCTGTCAAGCAACATTTGACAGAAAATGGCTGGACGAAGCCGATGCGCTGGCCAAATACACCATCGAGCATTTCCATGATTCAGAATCGGGTATGTTCTTCTTCAATTCCAATAGCGATGCGCAACTCATTGCCCGTAAAATGGAATTGACGGATAACGTCATTCCGGCATCCAATTCCAGCATGGCAAAGGGACTTTTTCTGCTCGGACATTACCTTGATAATTCAGAATATTTGAAGATCGCAGAACAGATGTTCCAGAATGTCAAACCAAGCCTCTCACAAGGTCCGAGTTGGTATTCCAACTGGCTGGAATTGGCGCTCTATCAGTCGTATCCATTCTATGAAGTTGCCATCGTTGGCAATGAAGCCGAAGCAAAGCGGGTGCAATTGGAACAGCGTTATCACCCAAATAAAATGTTGGTTGGCGGAAAAACCGAGAACGGTCTTTCTTTGCTGGAAAACAGATTGATCGAAGGAGAAACGCGTATTTACGTTTGTGTCGATAAGGCGTGTCAGATGCCGACTTCAGATGTTTCTGTCGCAATTGGTCAGATGAAGTAATTTCCAAACATGAAAAACTTCATCAAGTCCATTCTTCCCGGCCTATTCCTTATCGGTTTCAACATTGGAACGGGGAGTGTGACCGCCATGGCGAAGGCCGGTGCCAACTACGGCATGGCGCTGCTTTGGACCATCCTGCTTTCGTGCCTCGTCACCTATTACCTCATTCGCCTTTTCGGAAAATACACGATTGTAACTGGTGAAACAGCCTTGGCTGCATTCCGAAAACACATTCATCCCGTTTTTGGAATGTTCCTTTTGGTAGCATTGACCGTCAACGTTTCGGGCGGAATCATGGGCGTGATGGGAATTGTGGCCGATGTGCTGCACGAATGGTCGAAGATGTGGGTCGATGGCGGCATTTCTCCGATTGTTTGGGCGAGTGGTTCCATTGCGCTCATTTACGCCATTTTCTTTGTGGGAACGACTTCCACATTTGAGAAAGCCTTGGCGGGAATGGTCGCGTTCATGGGTTGTGCATTCTTCATCAATTTCGTGTTGATGATGCCGCCCGTTGCGGACATTCTGAATGGACTGATTCCATCGGTTCCCGAGACGAATGCAGCCTCAAATTCAAGCTCCTATCTGGTCATTGCTGGAATGGTCGGAACCACGGTTTCTTCCATGGTTTTTATTGTGCGTACCACATTGGTGAAAGAGCAAGGTTGGGGCATTCAGGATATGAAAATTCAGAATCGCGATGCAGCTGTAAGCGCAACGATGATGTTCCTGATCTCGGCTTCAATTATGGCTGCGGCTGCCGGAACGCTCTACTTAGCGGGGCAATCGCTCAACGATGCCAAGGAAATGATTCCGCTGCTGGAACCTGTGGCTGGCAAATACGCTGTGGCGATTTTCGTCATTGGAATTACCGCTGCGGGACTTTCATCTCAATTCCCGAATACACTGCTTTTGCCTTGGTTGCTGTGTGATTTCTTCGGTTGGGAACGCGACCTGAAAAAGTTCAATTTCCGAATGATCGTCCTTGTCATGTCGTTGCTCGGATTGGTCGTTCCGATTTTCCATGCACGGCCCGTGTTTGTGATGGTTGCGAGCCAGGCGTTTGCAGCCTTGGTTCTTCCAGTGACGGTTGGCGGCATTTTCTATCTCACTTCCAGCAGGAAGATCATGGGCGAACATGCCAATTCAACCTTAGAGAACATTATCCTCTTCCTCATTTTTCTTTTTTCCCTTTTCATGGGGGGCGTTGGTATAAAAGGCTTCGTTCAGGATTTCTTCTGAAAACTGCTATTGGATTACAACCAGTTTATTGGCTTGCCACCTGCTTCCATTGACCGATAGCAGATAGGTGCCAGATTTCAGGTCAGATACGTCCAACGTGAATCGCTGAGAACCCACGGCAGTACTGCCAGAACTTGCAGTTTTGACCATCCTTCCGCAACCATCGAAAAGTGAAATCCCGACCATGGATTTCCTCTCTACATCGAATTCGACAAAGAGTTGATCCCGCACCGGATTCGGGTAAACTGAAATAGGTGGTTCGGTCGATTCCGAAGCAATTCCAAGGTTAAGGTCGTTCTTGTATTTGGCGATGAACACATCGAACGAGGCCATGATGGCCACCTCTCCGACCACCCAAATATCACCGTTGGCATCAAAAGTGGCCGCATATGCGAAATCATCACTTGTTCCGATCGGAGTAATGACACTTCCTGCCGACCCAAAATCAGTGTCAACCGTTCCATCAGCCAAGAATCTCGACAGGGAAATATCTTGCGAAGACATGGCTGAATTTCCGATCACGATCAACTTACCGTCCGGTTGAATGAGTACCCTTTGGCCATAGTCATTTCCTGCTGTTATCGAGTGGTAAACCACTCCACCAACCCCGAACGAAGTGTCGTAGGTCCCGTCTTGGTTGAAACGCGCAATGGTAAAGACTGAGCCCGAAGCCTGACCGCTTTCGCCCACCGCTATGATTTTACCATCCGGTTGTAGCGCAACGTGGCGACAGAAACTTCCGGAGATGCCCAATTGGTAGTGAATAGTTCCGTTTGTGCCGAAGCTATTGTCCAAACTGCCGTTCGGATTGATTCGGGCCATGGCGAATTCCCACCCAATGGATCCTGCCGTGTTCCCGGCAACAATGATCTTTCCATCACTCTGTATCAGACCCGACCCAACGAGATCTACAATATTGCTGAATGGTGTTACCGCAAGTCCGTCACCGCTGAATGATTGGTCGATGGAGCCATTGCTGTTCAGTCGCATGACCGCGGCAACGTAATCATTGGTCGTCACCGTAGTTCCGAAGATCACGATCCGTCCATCCTGCTGAATGTCCACCGCCACAGGTATGTCCGAGATTCCGCTTGGATTGTAAATGGCGATCCCATCGTTGTCAAACGTATCATCCCATGAGCCATCGGGATTGAGTCGGTAAACACCGAACCCATCCGTGCCATTTACATCAGTCGGTCCCACAAACACCATTTTCCCATCCGGCTGTAGCACACCTCCGAACAATCGGTCATTTGACGGCCCAAGGTCAAGGTCTTTCCAGCCGTTTGTTCCAAAATCCGTGTCGGCATCCCCATTGGGAAAGCATCGATAGACGAACATCTGGTTGTCGCTGCCATTGTGCGAATAACCTGCAACAACCACTTTGCCATCGCTTTGGATCAATACCACCCGGCCATGTTCGGCATTACTGCTGGTGCCGATCGTATGTAGACCATTCTGGCTGAAAGCACCATCCAAGAAACCGGGTTGAGCCAGTGAGTGATCGAAGAAGCATGAAAGCAGAACTGAGAAAAGGAGTGAACCTGTTATTTTCATGGCGTAGAATATTCAGCCAAAGTTTTTAATACCTCGCTCGAAGTATGTTGAGTTAGGTCGGTGGAAAAGATGATGTTGCTCAGAAAGTTAACACTTGCGGATTTTGATGACTGGAACTCCATGCGAACCATGGCGCTGGATGTAGCTCCAATTGCTTTCGGGGCTTCCAACGAGGACGAAATACCCAAGCGAAAGGAGTTTTTTGAGCGGAACATTGAAATGCCCGACCACTTCATTCTTGGAATGTTCATAGAGAACAGGTTGATCGGGATTGCCGGATTCTACCGCCACAATCAACTCAAGGTCAGGCACAAAGGAACCATCTGGTCGGTTTTCGTTCACCCTGATTTTCAGGGACAAGGATTGGGACGGAAACTGATGCAGGAAATTATTGCCATCATCTTCTCAATTGGTGGAATGGAGCGGATTCTCATAGGTGCTTCATCCGTCAATCCAACGGCTATAAATCTCTACAAAAGCCTTGGCTTTGAGGAATACGGCTATGAACCGCGATGTCTTATTCATGATGGCAATTATTATGATGAGGTTTTGATGGTGCTCGATCGGGCGGATTACCGCAAAGGCTGATAACTTTGCCGCCCAAATCGGAAAAAATGGCGTTCAAACCCAACCACGACCTTGTTGAAGAATTGAAATGGCGCGGCCTGCATCACGACAGCATGCCTGAAACGCAGGAACTCCTGAACAAGGAAATGGTGACGGGTTATGTGGGTTTTGATCCGACCTCTGATTCACTGCACATTGGAAACTTGGTGCCGATCATGTTGCTCAAGCATTTGCAGTTGGCGGGTCACAAACCGATCGCGTTGGTCGGTGGCGCTACGGGAATGATCGGTGATCCTTCGGGAAAATCTGCCGAACGGAATCTTCTGGATGAGGAAACACTTCGCAAGAATCAGGAAGGTGTGCGAAAGCAGCTTTTGAAATTATTGGATTTCGAGAACGGTGAGAACAAGGCCGAATTGGCCAACAACTACGATTGGTTCAAGGACATGACGTTCCTCGGTTTCATGCGTGACATTGGGAAGCACATTACCGTGAGTTATATGATGTCGAAGGACAGCGTTCAGAACCGTTTGGAAACAGGCATTTCGTTCACGGAATTCAGCTACCAGTTGGTGCAGGGCTACGACTTTGCGCATCTGCTGAAAACCAAAGGCGTGAAGCTGCAAATGGGCGGTTCCGACCAGTGGGGAAACATCGTAACGGGAACAGAATTGATCCGCAGAATGGGCTTGGGCGAGGCGAAAGCGTTGGTGGCTCCACTCATCACAAAAGCTGATGGCGGCAAATTCGGGAAGACTGAAAGCGGCAACGTTTGGCTCGATCCAGAACGAACTTCACCATACCAATTCTACCAGTTCTGGTTGAATGCTTCAGATGAAGATGCCAAAAAGTATATCCGCATTTTCTCATTACTACCTAAGGAAGAAATTGAAGCGATTGAGGCAGAACATGAGCAAGCACCGCACGCTCGTGCATTGCAAAAAGCCTTGGCAAAAGATGTGACTGTTCGTGTTCATTCTGAGGATGATTACAACGCGGCAGTTGCGGCTTCGGAAATCCTGTTCGGAAAGGGAACAGAGGAAAGTCTGCGCAAGCTTTCTGAAACCGATCTGCTTTCAGTTTTTGACGGTGTTCCGCAGTTTGAGATTTCCAAATCTGAACTGGAAACTGGAATCGGAGTTATTGATCTTTTGACTGAAAAAGCAGCGGTTTTCCCATCAAAAGGAGAAGCCAGAAAGATGATTCAGGGAAATGGTGTTTCCATTAATCAGAACAAGGTTTCGGCAGTTGAACTTTCCGTTGATTCGTCTTTCCTCATCTCAGGAAAGTATATCCTCGCACAGCGCGGTAAGAAGAATTACTTCTTGATTAAAGTGGTTTAAAGTCGGGTTCCATGAAGCAGATAATCGAAGACTGGAAGATAAATGGGGTTAAATCTCATTTGATTGTGTTTGCTTCTCTCTGTATACTAATTCCCCTTGTCCATGTCTTGGCTGTGGGAAATGCGCCAAGGAAAAGTGTTGTGTTGACTCTTTCTATTTTAGTTGGGATTCTTGAGATTCCAGTTTTACTGGCTCTTTTTATT is a genomic window containing:
- a CDS encoding DUF255 domain-containing protein, with the translated sequence MAEHKHTNALINETSPYLLQHAHNPVDWVAWNDESLARAKKEQKLMLISIGYSACHWCHVMEHESFEDSTVAAFMNEHFVCIKVDREERPDVDQVYMNAVQLMTGRGGWPLNCFALPDGRPLYGGTYFPKEQWLDVLQRVANIWENDREKALEYATNLTQGIKQSELIQKSSDTSKMTKEEIAPLVKKCSMEFDNREGGPNRAPKFPLPNNYEFLLRYAFLSDDQEVKDHVQLTLQKMAFGGIYDQIGGGFARYSVDGVWKVPHFEKMLYDNAQLVSLYSEAYQATKNPLYREIVEETLEFIKREMTSKEGAFYSALDADSEGEEGKFYVWKDDELKSVLGTDFGWVKDYYNINQKGFWEHENYILLRDKNDEDFAKQKGWSVEKLKTKVASVKAKLLSERSKRIRPGLDDKQLTSWNALMLKGYADAYRVFGREEYLKAALKSADFILKTQRNDDGGLWHNHKEDRSTINGFLEDYCFTIEALISLCQATFDRKWLDEADALAKYTIEHFHDSESGMFFFNSNSDAQLIARKMELTDNVIPASNSSMAKGLFLLGHYLDNSEYLKIAEQMFQNVKPSLSQGPSWYSNWLELALYQSYPFYEVAIVGNEAEAKRVQLEQRYHPNKMLVGGKTENGLSLLENRLIEGETRIYVCVDKACQMPTSDVSVAIGQMK
- a CDS encoding divalent metal cation transporter; amino-acid sequence: MKNFIKSILPGLFLIGFNIGTGSVTAMAKAGANYGMALLWTILLSCLVTYYLIRLFGKYTIVTGETALAAFRKHIHPVFGMFLLVALTVNVSGGIMGVMGIVADVLHEWSKMWVDGGISPIVWASGSIALIYAIFFVGTTSTFEKALAGMVAFMGCAFFINFVLMMPPVADILNGLIPSVPETNAASNSSSYLVIAGMVGTTVSSMVFIVRTTLVKEQGWGIQDMKIQNRDAAVSATMMFLISASIMAAAAGTLYLAGQSLNDAKEMIPLLEPVAGKYAVAIFVIGITAAGLSSQFPNTLLLPWLLCDFFGWERDLKKFNFRMIVLVMSLLGLVVPIFHARPVFVMVASQAFAALVLPVTVGGIFYLTSSRKIMGEHANSTLENIILFLIFLFSLFMGGVGIKGFVQDFF
- a CDS encoding T9SS type A sorting domain-containing protein, with the translated sequence MKITGSLLFSVLLSCFFDHSLAQPGFLDGAFSQNGLHTIGTSSNAEHGRVVLIQSDGKVVVAGYSHNGSDNQMFVYRCFPNGDADTDFGTNGWKDLDLGPSNDRLFGGVLQPDGKMVFVGPTDVNGTDGFGVYRLNPDGSWDDTFDNDGIAIYNPSGISDIPVAVDIQQDGRIVIFGTTVTTNDYVAAVMRLNSNGSIDQSFSGDGLAVTPFSNIVDLVGSGLIQSDGKIIVAGNTAGSIGWEFAMARINPNGSLDNSFGTNGTIHYQLGISGSFCRHVALQPDGKIIAVGESGQASGSVFTIARFNQDGTYDTSFGVGGVVYHSITAGNDYGQRVLIQPDGKLIVIGNSAMSSQDISLSRFLADGTVDTDFGSAGSVITPIGTSDDFAYAATFDANGDIWVVGEVAIMASFDVFIAKYKNDLNLGIASESTEPPISVYPNPVRDQLFVEFDVERKSMVGISLFDGCGRMVKTASSGSTAVGSQRFTLDVSDLKSGTYLLSVNGSRWQANKLVVIQ
- a CDS encoding GNAT family N-acetyltransferase; amino-acid sequence: MEKMMLLRKLTLADFDDWNSMRTMALDVAPIAFGASNEDEIPKRKEFFERNIEMPDHFILGMFIENRLIGIAGFYRHNQLKVRHKGTIWSVFVHPDFQGQGLGRKLMQEIIAIIFSIGGMERILIGASSVNPTAINLYKSLGFEEYGYEPRCLIHDGNYYDEVLMVLDRADYRKG
- a CDS encoding tyrosine--tRNA ligase, whose amino-acid sequence is MAFKPNHDLVEELKWRGLHHDSMPETQELLNKEMVTGYVGFDPTSDSLHIGNLVPIMLLKHLQLAGHKPIALVGGATGMIGDPSGKSAERNLLDEETLRKNQEGVRKQLLKLLDFENGENKAELANNYDWFKDMTFLGFMRDIGKHITVSYMMSKDSVQNRLETGISFTEFSYQLVQGYDFAHLLKTKGVKLQMGGSDQWGNIVTGTELIRRMGLGEAKALVAPLITKADGGKFGKTESGNVWLDPERTSPYQFYQFWLNASDEDAKKYIRIFSLLPKEEIEAIEAEHEQAPHARALQKALAKDVTVRVHSEDDYNAAVAASEILFGKGTEESLRKLSETDLLSVFDGVPQFEISKSELETGIGVIDLLTEKAAVFPSKGEARKMIQGNGVSINQNKVSAVELSVDSSFLISGKYILAQRGKKNYFLIKVV